In Canis aureus isolate CA01 chromosome 6, VMU_Caureus_v.1.0, whole genome shotgun sequence, one genomic interval encodes:
- the BCAN gene encoding brevican core protein isoform X2, translating into MAPLFLPLLVALALARGPVALADALEGDSSEDRAFHVRIAGDAPLQGVLGGALTIPCHVHYLRPLPGHRAVLGSPRVKWTFLSGGREAEVLVARGLRVKVSEAYRFRVALPAYPASLTDVSLVLSELRPNDSGIYRCEVQHGIDDSSDAVEVKVKGVVFLYREGSARYAFSFAGAQEACARIGARIATPEQLYAAYLGGYEQCDAGWLSDQTVRYPIQTPREACYGDMDGFPGVRNYGVVDPDDLYDVYCYAEDLNGELFLGAPPDKLTLEEARAYCRERGAEIATTGQLYAAWDGGLDRCSPGWLADGSVRYPIVTPSQRCGGGLPGVKTLFLFPNQTGFPNKHSRFNVYCFRDSAQPSAMPEASDPASDPASDGLEAIVTVTETLEELRLPQEAVESESRGAIYSIPIVEDGGGRSSTPEDPAEAPKTLLEFETQSIVPPLGSSEEEDKTLEEEEKYTDEEEKEEEEVEDEALWAWSSEPSSPDPQTPLPTEPALEELLFPASPPPASAVLQPRPSPPSDREPEAPRPPRVLGPPTETLSTPRNGQLASSPPSATAGEREVGEEAGGPELTGVPRGESEETGSSEDSPALLPATRAPESARESEAPSEENSGRTVPAGTSVRVQPVLPTDSASQGGVAVAPSSGDCVPSPCHNGGTCLEEEEGVRCLCLPGYGGDLCDVGLRFCSPGWDAFQGACYKHFSTRRSWEEAETQCRMYGSHLASISTPEEQDFINSGLGMGLEGTSSPALSHSLINQSLITSRYREYQWIGLNDRTIEGDFLWSDGVPLLYENWNPGQPDSYFLSGENCVVMVWHDQGQWSDVPCNYHLSYTCKMGLVSCGPPPELPLARVFGRPRLRYEVDTVLRYRCREGLMQRNLPLIRCQENGHWEPPQISCVPRRPARALHPMKASGGQQGRLLGRWQAPRMPPSRPSLGPQGARP; encoded by the exons ATGGCCCCCCTGTTCCTGCCCCTGCTGGTAGCCTTGGCCCTGGCCCGGGGCCCTGTGGCCTTAGCTGATGCCCTGGAAGGGGACAGCTCAG AGGACCGGGCCTTCCACGTGCGCATCGCGGGTGACGCACCACTGCAGGGCGTGCTGGGCGGCGCCCTCACCATCCCTTGCCACGTTCACTACCTACGGCCGCTGCCGGGCCACCGGGCCGTGCTGGGCTCCCCGCGGGTCAAGTGGACCTTCCTGTCCGGGGGCCGTGAGGCCGAAGTATTGGTGGCTCGGGGGCTGCGCGTCAAGGTGAGCGAGGCCTACCGTTTCCGTGTGGCACTGCCTGCCTACCCGGCATCACTCACCGACGTGTCCCTGGTGCTGAGTGAGCTTCGGCCCAACGACTCCGGCATCTACCGCTGCGAGGTCCAGCACGGCATAGATGACAGCAGCGATGCCGTGGAGGTCAAGGTCAAAG gGGTCGTCTTTCTCTACCGGGAAGGCTCTGCCCGCTATGCTTTCTCTTTCGCTGGGGCCCAGGAGGCCTGTGCCCGCATTGGAGCCCGCATTGCCACCCCGGAGCAGCTCTATGCCGCCTACCTCGGGGGCTATGAACAGTGTGATGCTGGCTGGCTATCTGACCAGACCGTGAG GTATCCCATCCAGACACCACGAGAGGCCTGTTACGGAGACATGGATGGCTTCCCTGGGGTCCGGAACTATGGAGTGGTGGACCCAGATGACCTCTATGATGTCTACTGCTATGCTGAAGATCTAAATG GAGAGCTGTTCCTGGGTGCCCCCCCAGACAAGCTGACGTTGGAGGAGGCACGGGCGTACTGCCGGGAACGGGGTGCAGAGATTGCCACCACGGGCCAGCTCTATGCAGCCTGGGACGGGGGCCTGGACCGCTGCAGCCCGGGCTGGCTGGCCGATGGCAGTGTGCGCTATCCCATTGTCACACCCAGCCAGCGCTGCGGTGGGGGCCTGCCTGGTGTCAAGACgctcttcctcttccccaacCAGACCGGCTTTCCCAACAAGCACAGCCGCTTCAACGTGTACTGCTTCCGAG ACTCTGCCCAGCCCTCCGCCATGCCTGAGGCCTCTGACCCAGCGTCTGACCCAGCCTCTGATGGGCTGGAGGCCATTGTCACAGTGACAGAGACCCTGGAGGAGCTGCGGCTGCCTCAGGAAGCTGTGGAGAGCGAGTCCCGGGGAGCCATCTACTCCATCCCCATCGTGGAGGACGGAGGTGGTAGAAGCTCCACTCCAGAAGACCCCGCAGAGGCCCCCAAGACCCTCCTCG AATTCGAAACACAATCCATTGTGCCTCCCCTGGGGTCCTCCGAAGAGGAAGACAAGActttggaggaagaagagaaatatacggatgaagaagagaaagaagaggaggaggtggaagaTGAGGCCCTATGGGCCTGGTCCAGCGAGCCCAGCAGCCCAGACCCACAGACCCCTCTGCCCACTGAGCCAGCCCTAGAGGAATTACTCTTCCCTGCCTCTCCACCACCAGCGAGTGCAGTCCTACAGCCTAGGCCATCACCACCTTCCGACAGAGAGCCAGAGGCTCCCAGGCCTCCAAGAGTCCTTGGGCCACCCACTGAAACTCTATCCACTCCCAGGAATGGGCAGCTGGCATCCTCACCACCTTCAGCTACggctggggagagagaggtgggggaggaggctggTGGTCCTGAGCTGACTGGGGTCCCTCGAGGAGAGAGTGAGGAGACAGGGAGCTCTGAGGATAGCCCTGCCCTGCTTCCAGCCACACGGGCCCCTGAGAGTGCCAGGGAATCGGAGGCCCCCTCTGAAGAGAATTCTGGAAGAACTGTCCCAGCAGGGACCTCAGTGCGGGTTCAGCCAGTGCTGCCCACTGACAGCGCCAGCCAAGGTGGAGTGGCCGTGGCCCCCTCATCAG GTGACTgtgtccccagcccctgccacaATGGTGGGACAtgcttggaggaggaggagggggtccGCTGCCTGTGTTTGCCTGGCTATGGGGGGGACCTGTGTGATGTTG gcctcCGCTTCTGCAGCCCTGGCTGGGACGCCTTCCAGGGGGCTTGCTACAAGCACTTCTCTACCcggaggagctgggaggaggcagagacccagTGCCGGATGTACGGCTCGCACCTGGCCAGCATCAGCACGCCGGAGGAACAGGACTTCATCAACAGTgggctggggatggggctggagggGACCTCATCACCTGCTCTCTCCCACTCACTCATTAACCAGTCATTAATCACGA GTCGGTACCGCGAGTACCAGTGGATCGGGCTTAACGACCGGACAATCGAAGGCGACTTCTTGTGGTCAGATGGCGTCCCCCTG CTCTATGAGAACTGGAACCCTGGGCAGCCTGACAGCTACTTCTTGTCTGGAGAGAACTGCGTGGTCATGGTGTGGCACGATCAGGGACAGTGGAGTGATGTACCCTGCAACTACCACCTGTCCTACACCTGCAAGATGGGGCTGG TGTCCTGTGGGCCtccaccagagctgcccctggCTCGAGTGTTTGGCCGCCCACGGCTGCGCTATGAAGTAGACACAGTGCTTCGCTACCGGTGCCGGGAGGGGCTGATGCAGCGCAACCTGCCACTAATCCGCTGCCAGGAGAATGGTCACTGGGAGCCACCCCAGATCTCCTGTGTGCCCCGCAGGCCT GCTCGGGCTCTGCACCCAATGAAGGCCTCAGGAGGACAACAGGGGAGGCTACTGGGACGCTGGCAGGCACCACGGATGCCTCCTTCCAGGCCCTCTCTTGGTCCTCAAGGAGCAAGGCCTTAA